One Oryza glaberrima chromosome 10, OglaRS2, whole genome shotgun sequence DNA segment encodes these proteins:
- the LOC127786421 gene encoding probable serine/threonine-protein kinase PBL16 — protein sequence MGNCWFRGSLIVNRVSSNAKPETPKIQSPSERDRSDESKLPSNAKEVEAMRLDSSARNPLVAFSFEELRAVTSNFRQDSLIGGGGFGRVYKGAVAASAAGDGDGAEPQPVAVKVHDGDNSFQGHREWLAEVIFLGHLSHPNLVRLVGYCCEGDHRLLVYEYMPRGSVESHLFSRVMAPLSWATRMKIALGAARGLAFLHEAEKPVIYRDFKTSNILLDEEFNAKLSDFGLAKDGPVGDKSHVSTRIMGTYGYAAPEYVMTGHLTAMSDVYSYGVVLLELLTGRKSLDKSRPPREQTLADWALPLLTHKRKVMSIVDPRLSAAAAAAGAGGELPARAVHKAAMLAYHCLNRNPKARPLMRDIVASLEPLQADDEARDAAGA from the exons ATGGGTAATTGCTGGTTTAGAGGGAGCTTAATTGTTAACAGAGTCTCTTCCAATGCGAAGCCAG AGACTCCCAAGATCCAGAGCCCATCGGAGAGGGACCGGAGCGACGAGAGCAAGCTGCCATCGAACGccaaggaggtggaggcgatgcGGTTGGACTCGTCGGCGCGCAACCCGCTCGTCGCCTTCTCCTTCGAGGAGCTCAGGGCGGTCACCAGCAACTTCCGCCAGGACTccctcatcggcggcggcggcttcggccgCGTCTACaagggcgccgtcgccgcctccgccgccggcgacggcgacggcgccgagccccagcccgtcgccgtcaaggTCCACGACGGAGACAACAGCTTCCAGGGCCACCGCGAGTGGCTG GCGGAGGTGATCTTCCTGGGCCATCTGTCGCACCCCAACCTGGTGAGGCTCGTCGGATACTGCTGCGAGGGCGACCACCGGCTGCTCGTCTACGAGTACATGCCACGCGGCAGCGTCGAGTCCCACCTCTTCTCCC GGGTGATGGCGCCGCTGTCGTGGGCGACGCGGATGAAGATCGCGCTGGGCGCGGCGAGGGGGCTCGCGTTCCTCCACGAGGCCGAGAAGCCCGTCATCTACCGCGACTTCAAGACCtccaacatcctcctcgacgag GAGTTCAACGCGAAGCTGTCGGACTTCGGGCTGGCGAAGGACGGGCCGGTGGGGGACAAGTCGCACGTGTCGACGCGGATCATGGGCACCTACGGCTACGCGGCGCCGGAGTACGTCATGACCGGCCACCTCACGGCCATGAGCGACGTCTACAGCtacggcgtcgtcctcctcgagctcctcaCCGGCCGCAAGTCGCTCGACAAGTCCCGCCCCCCGCGGGAGCAGACGCTCGCCGACTGGGCGCTCCCCCTCCTCACCCACAAGCGCAAGGTCATGTCCATCGTCGACccccgcctctccgccgccgccgccgccgccggcgcaggcggcgaGCTGCCGGCGAGGGCGGTGCACAAGGCGGCGATGCTGGCGTACCACTGCCTGAACCGGAACCCCAAGGCGAGGCCGCTCATGCGGGACATCGTCGCGTCGCTCGAGCCGCTGCaggccgacgacgaggcgcgcgacgccgccggcgcctga